Proteins encoded together in one Lachnospiraceae bacterium JLR.KK008 window:
- a CDS encoding HAMP domain-containing sensor histidine kinase — protein MKFSLKLLLWMIIVMALALGFSGFYLVNYVFETSLEREVSQALDESSILSFAFETASLSVPAKYSVLPDSTVEEITSNLEMSGRGSGRLLRVSDEQKNVLYTGNGFSADDELLMQMEEEKKAYRIIRSGDKYYIHTGIAVKALDRVLYLEMMKDVSEVFTERAMGFSLYRQVMFVMLIVGTIAMHFISSFMTKPVRLLTKAAKRMAAGDYSYRARQVSRDELGQLTRDFNKMAKALERNIERLEEEIEAKEEFMGAFAHELKTPLTAIIGYADMLRSHKLDEENSFMSANYIYTEGKRLEAMSFRLLDIIVAGKNEAELQSVSAEAMFAYLQDMFAGSKEAVFTFTYEPGEILAEMNLIKTVLVNLIDNARKASEPGGKIEVSGQTLENGYRFAVRDNGIGIPQEELRKITKAFYMVDKSRARSKNGAGLGLALCVEILKIHHSELEIESEAGKGSCFSFVLPGQTAAQAQKKGRRKERNEV, from the coding sequence ATGAAATTTTCTCTGAAATTGCTGCTGTGGATGATCATTGTCATGGCGCTGGCGCTGGGGTTTTCCGGCTTCTATCTTGTGAATTATGTATTTGAGACGTCTCTGGAACGGGAAGTGAGCCAGGCTCTGGATGAAAGCAGCATTCTCAGCTTCGCTTTCGAGACAGCGTCTTTGAGTGTGCCTGCCAAATACAGCGTACTGCCGGACAGTACGGTGGAAGAGATCACTTCCAATCTGGAGATGAGCGGCCGGGGGAGCGGCAGACTGCTGCGCGTCTCTGACGAGCAGAAAAATGTGCTCTATACGGGCAACGGATTTTCAGCGGACGATGAACTGCTGATGCAGATGGAGGAAGAGAAAAAGGCATACCGGATCATCCGCTCAGGGGATAAGTACTATATTCATACCGGAATTGCGGTAAAGGCGCTGGACAGAGTTCTCTATCTGGAGATGATGAAGGATGTCTCGGAAGTGTTCACAGAGCGGGCGATGGGATTTTCCCTGTACCGGCAGGTCATGTTCGTGATGCTGATCGTCGGTACGATAGCCATGCACTTTATCTCGTCGTTCATGACAAAGCCGGTCCGCCTGCTGACGAAAGCGGCCAAGCGGATGGCGGCCGGGGATTACTCTTACCGGGCCAGACAGGTCAGCCGGGACGAACTCGGGCAGCTGACACGAGATTTTAATAAAATGGCGAAAGCGCTGGAACGGAATATCGAACGGCTGGAAGAGGAGATCGAGGCGAAAGAAGAGTTTATGGGTGCGTTTGCCCATGAGCTGAAGACACCGCTGACAGCCATTATCGGGTATGCGGATATGCTGCGTTCTCATAAACTGGACGAAGAGAACAGCTTTATGTCCGCAAATTATATTTATACGGAGGGGAAACGTCTGGAGGCCATGTCGTTTCGCCTGCTCGACATTATCGTTGCCGGGAAAAATGAGGCGGAGCTTCAGAGCGTATCGGCGGAGGCAATGTTTGCATATCTGCAGGATATGTTTGCGGGAAGCAAAGAAGCGGTATTTACCTTTACATACGAGCCGGGAGAGATTCTGGCGGAAATGAATCTGATCAAGACGGTGCTTGTGAATCTGATCGACAACGCCCGCAAGGCATCGGAGCCGGGAGGGAAGATCGAGGTCAGCGGTCAGACACTCGAAAATGGTTACCGGTTCGCAGTCAGAGACAATGGCATCGGCATTCCGCAGGAGGAACTGCGCAAGATCACGAAAGCCTTCTATATGGTAGATAAATCCCGGGCCAGAAGTAAAAACGGGGCCGGGCTTGGCCTTGCGCTCTGCGTGGAAATAT
- a CDS encoding response regulator transcription factor, with protein MIKILIVDDEKPICDLIDLNLSSAGYQCTSVQDGLEALDLIEKNTYDLILLDIMLPGADGYDIMEYIRPLEIPVIFITAKHAVKDRVKGLKLGADDYLVKPFDVVELVARVEAVLRRYNKTEQKLSAGDVTVDVEARRVTKAGKPIVLTNKEFGLLVLFIKNKNVALFRETLYEKVWEEEYLGDSRTLDLHVQRLRRKLGWERCLVAVYKVGYRLEVSQ; from the coding sequence ATGATTAAGATACTGATAGTTGACGATGAAAAACCGATCTGCGACCTGATCGACCTCAACCTGTCTTCCGCCGGGTATCAGTGCACTTCCGTGCAGGACGGACTGGAGGCGCTGGATCTGATTGAGAAGAATACCTATGATCTGATCCTTTTGGATATTATGTTGCCGGGGGCGGACGGTTATGACATTATGGAATATATCAGGCCGCTGGAAATTCCCGTGATCTTTATCACTGCCAAACATGCGGTGAAAGACCGGGTGAAGGGACTGAAACTGGGCGCGGACGATTATCTTGTGAAGCCGTTTGACGTGGTGGAGCTTGTTGCAAGAGTGGAGGCAGTGCTGCGTCGTTACAATAAGACGGAACAGAAGCTGTCAGCCGGAGATGTGACGGTGGATGTGGAGGCCCGGAGAGTGACGAAGGCCGGGAAACCCATTGTACTGACGAACAAAGAATTCGGCCTGCTTGTACTGTTTATCAAAAACAAAAATGTGGCGCTCTTTCGTGAGACGCTGTATGAGAAAGTGTGGGAAGAGGAGTATCTGGGCGACAGCCGGACTCTGGATCTGCATGTACAGCGTCTGCGAAGAAAGCTGGGCTGGGAGCGCTGCCTGGTGGCGGTGTATAAGGTCGGTTACCGTTTAGAGGTATCACAATGA
- a CDS encoding VCBS repeat-containing protein, protein MKYAGKVMAVLLAAACLLVPLPVRAENDNVLADYEEYKSRLAAIEKTGDIGGCGFTVVEDQIFPIEVKGYGEISMIPAFDEQHGRLALFFAQEDGTVIYRTDQLETNNRFPGQMKQPGRSIAAIVFEDLNRDGYMDIVLLTTCVNDGGPYAGKPYRVGDVLFQSGQQTGFYQDYRISDQINRFGMNKNTELIIAFVRDGHSTEFLYTASTLDELLAQGLEIIPEQYYTRTFGKLGRLKVVPGIYHIASFDIFMVYVANEQGNIIASLQPMGNYDNLYALKGINCQDIDGDGLKDIVILAKYSYETDEGEMLVETDYSIYYQRTGAFSADTEIKAKYRCNDDDTMEKLVEKARAYWGWKVEKTEDD, encoded by the coding sequence TTGAAGTACGCAGGAAAGGTAATGGCGGTCTTGCTGGCGGCGGCCTGTCTCCTTGTTCCGCTTCCGGTACGGGCGGAAAATGACAATGTTCTGGCAGATTATGAGGAGTACAAAAGCCGCCTTGCCGCCATAGAAAAGACCGGAGATATTGGTGGGTGCGGGTTTACCGTGGTGGAAGATCAGATATTTCCCATTGAGGTGAAAGGATACGGAGAGATCTCGATGATTCCGGCGTTTGACGAACAGCACGGACGTCTGGCGCTGTTTTTTGCGCAGGAGGACGGGACTGTTATTTACCGGACCGATCAACTGGAGACGAATAACCGGTTTCCGGGCCAGATGAAGCAGCCGGGGCGCAGCATTGCAGCGATCGTCTTTGAGGACTTGAACAGAGACGGGTATATGGACATCGTGCTGTTGACGACTTGTGTCAACGACGGCGGCCCGTATGCCGGAAAACCGTACCGGGTAGGTGATGTATTGTTCCAGAGCGGGCAGCAGACAGGATTTTACCAGGATTATCGTATCTCGGATCAGATCAATCGGTTCGGGATGAACAAAAACACGGAACTGATTATTGCTTTTGTCAGAGACGGCCATTCTACGGAATTTCTATATACGGCTTCCACACTGGATGAATTGCTTGCGCAGGGACTGGAGATCATCCCGGAACAATATTATACGAGGACATTTGGTAAGCTGGGGCGGCTGAAAGTCGTGCCGGGTATTTATCATATCGCCAGTTTTGATATTTTTATGGTCTATGTTGCCAATGAGCAGGGGAATATTATCGCCAGCCTTCAGCCGATGGGAAATTATGATAATCTGTATGCGCTCAAGGGGATTAACTGTCAGGACATTGACGGGGACGGGCTGAAAGACATTGTCATACTGGCAAAATACAGTTATGAGACTGACGAGGGCGAGATGCTCGTGGAGACCGATTATTCGATTTACTATCAGCGGACGGGAGCATTTTCTGCGGATACGGAGATCAAGGCAAAATACCGCTGTAACGATGACGATACGATGGAGAAGCTCGTGGAGAAGGCGCGGGCTTACTGGGGATGGAAAGTAGAGAAAACAGAAGATGATTAA
- a CDS encoding nitrite/sulfite reductase, with amino-acid sequence MAIDHREEFREDLKAFREMTGKFYAGEVSVPEYKSFSGGFGSYAQRGGERSMLRLRLTGGEVDRENLKFIADSIERHGIDRVHLSTCQSVQLHDLTEATVCGLIEEAFDHGIITRGGGGDFPRNVMCSPLSGVEEGEFFDVMPYAKEAADYALGLIKTVRLPRKLKICFENGVKNDTHATFRDMGFVAEAGGTFSVYVAGGLGSNPKMGVKVAEGAEPSKILYYIRSMVDLFTEYGEYEKRAVSRTRYLQNTLGIDGIQKIFTEKLEKNLAQGGLDIQVQTPVITKKGDGEISGSRIIKQKQDGLYAVFYHPFGGNPSTDFFRKLYEAVRDMEEVVVRITPQEGLYVINLTAHEAKQVLALTADGAETLFERSVACIGAATCQVGIGKSQELLAACLARVKEEGFADGVLPEIHISGCPSSCSAHQIGALGFRGGKKPTPEGPKFSFAVYEDGCAAFGEERFGNDLANLLEEDIPEFLVALGREVSEHGMTYEQFRSAYPDRLKEIAARFA; translated from the coding sequence ATGGCAATCGATCATAGAGAAGAGTTCCGGGAGGATCTGAAAGCGTTTCGTGAGATGACGGGGAAATTTTATGCGGGAGAGGTATCAGTGCCCGAGTACAAGTCATTTTCCGGAGGATTTGGCAGTTATGCGCAGCGGGGCGGGGAGCGCAGTATGCTCCGGCTGCGTCTCACCGGCGGGGAGGTCGACAGGGAAAATCTGAAATTTATTGCGGACAGCATAGAAAGGCACGGCATCGACAGGGTGCATCTGAGCACTTGTCAGAGTGTCCAGCTTCATGACCTGACGGAAGCGACTGTGTGCGGGCTGATTGAAGAGGCGTTTGATCATGGTATCATCACGAGAGGGGGCGGAGGCGATTTCCCGAGAAATGTAATGTGTTCGCCTCTCTCGGGTGTCGAGGAGGGAGAGTTCTTTGACGTGATGCCGTATGCGAAAGAGGCGGCGGATTATGCGCTGGGACTGATCAAGACTGTGAGGCTTCCGAGAAAGCTGAAGATTTGTTTTGAGAACGGTGTTAAAAATGACACACATGCTACATTTCGGGACATGGGATTTGTGGCGGAGGCCGGCGGCACATTCAGTGTGTATGTGGCAGGGGGACTTGGAAGCAATCCCAAGATGGGGGTAAAGGTAGCGGAAGGCGCAGAGCCTTCGAAGATATTGTATTATATCCGTTCGATGGTCGATCTGTTTACCGAATATGGCGAGTATGAGAAACGGGCCGTGTCGAGGACCCGCTATCTGCAGAATACACTGGGTATTGACGGCATTCAGAAAATATTTACGGAGAAACTGGAAAAGAATCTGGCACAGGGCGGACTGGATATTCAGGTGCAGACACCGGTTATTACGAAAAAGGGCGATGGAGAGATCAGCGGCAGCCGCATTATTAAGCAGAAACAGGACGGATTGTATGCGGTCTTTTATCACCCGTTTGGCGGGAATCCGTCCACAGATTTTTTCAGGAAATTGTATGAGGCGGTCAGAGATATGGAAGAAGTTGTGGTGCGTATCACACCGCAGGAAGGGTTGTATGTGATCAATCTGACGGCGCATGAGGCGAAGCAGGTGCTGGCGCTGACAGCGGACGGCGCGGAGACGTTGTTTGAACGATCTGTCGCCTGTATCGGGGCAGCCACCTGCCAGGTGGGAATCGGCAAATCACAGGAACTTCTGGCGGCCTGCCTTGCCCGTGTAAAGGAAGAGGGGTTCGCAGACGGCGTACTGCCGGAGATTCATATTTCCGGCTGTCCGTCCTCCTGCTCGGCGCATCAGATTGGCGCGCTCGGTTTTCGGGGCGGTAAGAAACCGACGCCGGAAGGGCCGAAATTTTCATTTGCCGTCTATGAGGACGGCTGCGCGGCATTCGGAGAGGAACGGTTCGGAAACGATCTGGCCAATCTGCTGGAGGAAGATATTCCGGAATTTCTCGTGGCACTGGGCAGAGAGGTGTCGGAACATGGCATGACTTATGAACAGTTCCGCAGCGCATACCCCGACAGACTGAAGGAGATCGCGGCCCGATTTGCTTAA
- a CDS encoding ABC transporter ATP-binding protein, translated as MTKDREYTTKELGRRFVSYFRPYRGTLAVDLLCAALTTVCEIVLPLLIRRITNTAQTDIALLTVRMILGFAAVYFVLRIVDAVANYYMANIGHVMGARIETDMRRDAYAHLQQLSNTYFNNTKVGQIMGRITNDLFDVTEFAHHCPEEFFIAGLKISVSFVILARINVLLTVLVFLFVPLMTVVCMKINRYVKRNFARQRNQIGELNARIEDSLLGQKVVKAFANEEMENARFEEGNQEFLKIKKETYRIMGYFSTSTRIFDGLMYLAVMIGGGLFLMNGLILPGDMVAYVLYVTTLLATIRRIIEFTEQFQRGMTGIERFLQIMDADIEIFDEPDAVELEEAYGNIEFRGVSFEYPDDHNQVFHNLNLTIYAGEKVAIVGPSGGGKTTLCNLIPRFYDVTEGDILLDGKNIRQFTLKSLRRNIGVVQQDVYLFSGTVYDNIAYGKPGASMEEVREAAKRAGADEFINMLKDGYDTYVGERGVKLSGGQKQRISIARVFLKNPPVIILDEATSALDNESEYAVARSLDELAKGRTTLTIAHRLSSIRNSDRIMVLTQEGIVEEGNHEALMAREGMYYHFYEMANAWK; from the coding sequence ATGACAAAGGACAGAGAATATACAACAAAAGAGCTTGGAAGGAGATTTGTCTCATATTTCAGGCCGTATCGGGGCACGCTGGCAGTGGATCTGCTCTGCGCCGCCCTGACAACGGTGTGTGAGATTGTGCTGCCGCTGCTCATACGACGGATTACGAACACGGCGCAGACCGATATAGCCCTGCTCACGGTGCGGATGATCCTGGGGTTTGCGGCAGTCTATTTTGTGCTGCGTATTGTGGATGCCGTGGCCAATTATTATATGGCGAATATCGGCCATGTGATGGGAGCGAGAATCGAGACAGATATGCGCAGGGACGCCTATGCACATCTGCAGCAGCTGTCGAATACGTACTTCAATAATACGAAAGTCGGACAGATCATGGGACGCATTACGAACGACCTGTTTGACGTGACAGAATTTGCCCATCACTGTCCGGAGGAATTTTTTATTGCCGGTCTGAAGATCAGCGTTTCCTTTGTGATCCTGGCGCGCATCAATGTGCTGTTGACTGTGCTCGTATTTTTGTTTGTGCCGCTGATGACGGTTGTCTGCATGAAGATTAACCGCTATGTGAAACGGAATTTTGCCCGTCAGAGGAATCAGATCGGAGAACTGAACGCCAGAATCGAGGACAGCCTGCTCGGGCAGAAGGTTGTAAAGGCCTTTGCCAACGAGGAGATGGAGAACGCCAGATTTGAGGAAGGCAATCAGGAATTTCTGAAAATCAAAAAAGAGACTTACCGGATCATGGGATATTTCAGCACATCGACCCGCATCTTTGACGGGCTGATGTATCTGGCGGTTATGATCGGCGGCGGTCTTTTTCTGATGAACGGGCTGATCCTGCCCGGCGACATGGTGGCGTATGTCCTGTATGTGACGACACTGCTGGCGACGATACGCCGTATCATTGAGTTTACGGAGCAGTTTCAGAGAGGGATGACGGGAATCGAGCGGTTTCTGCAGATCATGGATGCCGACATCGAGATCTTTGATGAGCCGGATGCTGTGGAACTGGAAGAGGCGTACGGCAATATCGAGTTTCGGGGCGTCAGTTTTGAATATCCGGATGACCACAATCAGGTGTTCCACAACCTGAATCTTACGATATATGCAGGGGAAAAGGTGGCGATTGTCGGGCCGTCGGGCGGCGGTAAGACGACGCTCTGCAATCTGATTCCCCGGTTTTATGATGTGACGGAGGGGGATATTTTACTGGACGGCAAAAATATCCGCCAGTTTACGTTAAAAAGTCTGCGCAGAAATATCGGTGTCGTGCAGCAGGACGTCTATCTGTTTTCCGGTACGGTCTATGATAACATTGCTTACGGGAAACCGGGTGCGTCCATGGAAGAGGTCAGAGAGGCTGCGAAACGGGCGGGCGCGGATGAATTTATAAATATGCTCAAAGATGGATATGATACTTATGTCGGTGAGCGGGGCGTGAAGCTGTCGGGCGGACAGAAACAGCGTATCAGCATCGCCCGGGTATTTCTCAAAAATCCCCCGGTGATCATTCTGGACGAGGCGACGTCTGCGCTTGACAACGAGAGTGAGTATGCGGTTGCCCGCTCTCTGGACGAGCTGGCGAAAGGGAGGACGACGCTGACGATTGCGCACAGACTGTCCAGTATCCGCAATTCCGACAGGATCATGGTGCTGACACAGGAGGGCATCGTGGAGGAAGGAAACCACGAGGCATTGATGGCCAGAGAGGGAATGTATTATCATTTCTATGAGATGGCCAATGCGTGGAAGTAA
- a CDS encoding SH3 domain-containing protein: MKRDRLKSGILSVKYAVKMAMASILLSVFLFSGVVYAEEDYKVTEMNMQGTIKTDSSLNVRSGPGKEYESIDKVSNDVVLKITGLADNGWYQVEIGGRTGYVSGQYVDTVEIVQEEAAEPGEEEVIGEPEEGYRGLNQSPFVMKTAAIGGIIVVVLVMLFLTVKGIRKGGDDEDDGDYEADDYEDDGDYEADDYDDDGDYEADDYEDDDDGDGGDYEAEDFEDSGDYEADDYDDGDEYEDEAGGDGRLEDGYHGNYGEGTAGRRKGHKSGDSQKAGKKMERKAYILREEDYRVDIDPSFFEDREPIEQPAMVTGYLERKKIEEEAAKARAKEASEGKQKELDEAMEKLSELQREIERLKKQE; this comes from the coding sequence ATGAAAAGAGACAGGTTGAAATCAGGCATTTTGTCTGTGAAATATGCGGTAAAGATGGCTATGGCATCGATACTTCTGTCGGTGTTCCTTTTTTCAGGTGTTGTGTATGCGGAGGAAGACTACAAGGTGACAGAAATGAACATGCAGGGGACGATCAAAACGGACAGCTCGTTAAATGTCCGGTCCGGTCCGGGCAAAGAGTATGAGTCAATAGACAAAGTGAGCAACGATGTGGTGCTCAAGATCACCGGGCTGGCGGATAACGGATGGTATCAGGTAGAGATCGGCGGCAGGACCGGTTATGTGTCCGGTCAGTATGTGGACACTGTCGAAATTGTGCAGGAAGAGGCCGCGGAGCCGGGCGAGGAAGAGGTCATCGGGGAACCGGAGGAAGGCTATCGTGGACTGAATCAGAGCCCTTTTGTGATGAAGACGGCGGCGATCGGTGGCATTATCGTAGTTGTGCTCGTGATGCTTTTTCTGACGGTGAAGGGAATCCGCAAGGGCGGTGACGATGAGGACGACGGGGACTATGAAGCCGATGACTATGAGGACGACGGGGACTATGAAGCCGATGACTATGACGACGACGGAGACTATGAAGCCGACGACTATGAGGATGACGATGATGGAGACGGCGGCGATTATGAAGCCGAGGACTTTGAGGACAGCGGGGACTATGAAGCCGATGACTATGACGACGGCGATGAGTATGAAGATGAAGCCGGCGGGGATGGCAGATTAGAAGATGGTTATCATGGCAATTATGGCGAGGGGACAGCGGGGCGCAGAAAAGGACATAAGTCGGGCGATTCTCAAAAAGCGGGAAAAAAGATGGAGAGAAAGGCTTATATTCTGCGCGAGGAAGACTATCGGGTGGACATCGATCCAAGCTTTTTTGAGGACCGGGAGCCGATCGAACAGCCAGCCATGGTTACCGGTTATCTCGAGCGCAAAAAGATAGAAGAAGAGGCGGCAAAGGCGAGAGCAAAAGAGGCGAGTGAAGGTAAGCAGAAGGAACTTGACGAAGCGATGGAAAAACTGAGCGAGTTACAAAGAGAGATAGAAAGACTGAAGAAACAGGAATGA
- a CDS encoding ATP-binding protein — protein MATTAVITINELEQLEETQRTIIDIRPESEFLRDSFPGAVNVPGPEIERELELGSETESGRLPEAPCLYLLCHTGTRSGELARRLSMRGIAAMSVEGGYRAYVRLRQQRELAREAEVLERTRETERSIIKKYRKNIWCRFTKAVREYELIEDGDRIAVCISGGKDSMLMAKLFQELKKHGRNNFDLVFLVMNPGYHKENWQIIQNNAKLLGIPLTVFDTEIFDIVADVEESPCYLCARMRRGYLYHHAKALGCNKIALGHHYDDVIETILMGMLYGGQIETMMPKLHSLNFEGMELIRPMYLIREEAVKAWRDYNGLHFIQCACRFTENCTSCGGGTGSKRDEMKALIRQLRAQSDVIEQNIFNSVKNVNLNKVIGYKKDGQTYHFLDTYTAANDPQPTRE, from the coding sequence ATGGCAACGACTGCAGTGATTACTATAAATGAGCTGGAACAGCTGGAAGAGACGCAGAGAACGATCATCGACATCAGGCCGGAGAGCGAGTTTTTGAGAGACAGCTTCCCCGGAGCGGTCAATGTTCCGGGACCGGAGATAGAGCGGGAACTGGAACTGGGGAGTGAAACGGAGAGCGGACGCCTTCCTGAGGCCCCCTGTCTTTATCTGCTCTGTCATACAGGCACGAGAAGCGGCGAGCTGGCGCGGCGGCTTTCGATGCGGGGCATTGCGGCGATGAGTGTGGAGGGCGGTTATCGCGCTTATGTGCGGCTGCGGCAGCAGCGCGAACTGGCGCGGGAAGCGGAAGTTTTGGAGCGCACCAGGGAGACTGAGCGCAGTATCATTAAAAAATATCGCAAAAATATATGGTGCCGGTTTACGAAAGCAGTACGGGAATATGAACTGATTGAGGACGGTGACAGGATCGCGGTCTGTATATCCGGCGGCAAAGATTCCATGCTGATGGCAAAGCTGTTCCAGGAACTGAAAAAACATGGACGGAATAATTTTGATCTTGTATTTCTGGTGATGAATCCGGGGTATCATAAAGAAAACTGGCAGATCATTCAAAATAATGCAAAGTTGCTCGGTATCCCGCTGACGGTCTTTGATACAGAAATTTTTGATATTGTGGCAGACGTGGAAGAGAGTCCCTGCTATCTGTGTGCGAGAATGCGCCGAGGCTATCTGTATCATCATGCAAAGGCGCTTGGCTGCAATAAGATCGCGCTGGGACACCATTATGACGATGTGATTGAAACAATTCTGATGGGGATGCTGTATGGCGGACAGATCGAAACGATGATGCCCAAGCTGCACAGCCTTAACTTCGAGGGAATGGAGCTGATCCGGCCGATGTACCTGATCAGGGAAGAGGCAGTGAAGGCTTGGCGGGACTATAACGGGCTGCATTTTATCCAGTGTGCCTGCCGCTTTACGGAAAACTGTACGAGCTGCGGGGGCGGGACAGGCTCCAAGCGCGATGAGATGAAAGCGCTGATCCGGCAGCTGCGCGCACAGAGCGATGTCATTGAGCAGAATATTTTTAACAGTGTAAAAAATGTCAATCTGAATAAAGTCATCGGCTATAAGAAAGACGGACAGACCTATCATTTTCTTGACACATATACGGCAGCCAATGATCCGCAGCCAACACGGGAGTGA